One Serinicoccus chungangensis genomic window carries:
- the rplB gene encoding 50S ribosomal protein L2, translating into MAIRKYKPTTPGRRGSSVADFVEVTRTTPEKSLVKPLSKTGGRNASGRITTRHIGGGHKRAYRVIDFRRADKDGVNAKVAHIEYDPNRTARIALLHYTDGEKRYIIAPNRLKQGDTIENGPSADIKPGNNLPLRNIPVGTVIHAIELRPGGGAKIARSAGARVQLVAKEGSMAQLRMPSGEIRNVDARCRASIGEVGNAEQSNISWGKAGRMRWKGKRPTVRGVVMNPVDHPHGGGEGRTSGGRHPVSPWGQPEGRTRKPNKPSDKLIVRRRRTGKKR; encoded by the coding sequence ATGGCTATTCGCAAGTACAAGCCGACGACGCCGGGCCGACGTGGCTCGAGCGTGGCCGACTTCGTCGAGGTGACCCGGACGACGCCGGAGAAGTCGCTGGTCAAGCCGCTGTCCAAGACCGGTGGGCGCAACGCCTCCGGTCGCATCACGACGCGGCACATCGGTGGCGGCCACAAGCGCGCCTACCGGGTCATCGACTTCCGGCGTGCGGACAAGGACGGCGTCAACGCCAAGGTCGCGCACATCGAGTACGACCCCAACCGCACGGCGCGCATCGCGCTGCTGCACTACACCGACGGCGAGAAGCGCTACATCATCGCGCCGAACCGGCTCAAGCAGGGCGACACGATCGAGAACGGCCCGTCCGCCGACATCAAGCCCGGCAACAACCTGCCGCTGCGCAACATCCCGGTCGGTACGGTCATCCACGCCATCGAGCTGCGGCCCGGTGGGGGAGCCAAGATCGCCCGCTCGGCCGGGGCCCGCGTCCAGCTGGTGGCCAAGGAGGGCAGCATGGCGCAGCTGCGCATGCCCTCCGGGGAGATCCGCAACGTCGACGCCCGCTGCCGCGCCAGCATCGGCGAGGTCGGCAACGCCGAGCAGAGCAACATCAGCTGGGGCAAGGCCGGCCGGATGCGGTGGAAGGGCAAGCGCCCGACCGTCCGCGGTGTGGTCATGAACCCGGTCGATCACCCGCACGGTGGTGGTGAGGGCCGGACCTCCGGTGGCCGTCACCCGGTGAGCCCCTGGGGTCAGCCCGAGGGTCGTACCCGCAAGCCCAACAAGCCCAGCGACAAGCTCATCGTGCGTCGTCGCCGGACCGGCAAGAAGCGCTGA
- the fusA gene encoding elongation factor G yields the protein MALDVLTDLNKVRNIGIMAHIDAGKTTTTERILFYTGINYKIGETHDGASTMDWMEQEQERGITITSAATTCFWKDTQINIIDTPGHVDFTVEVERSLRVLDGAVAVFDGKEGVEPQSETVWRQADKYDVPRVCFVNKMDKLGADFYFTVQTIKDRLGATPLVVQLPIGAESDFIGVIDLVKMRALTWRGEVEKGEDYAVEEIPEDLQAQAEEYREKLVEQVAEATDELMERYLEEGELTEEELVAGIRAMTVTSQAYPVLCGSAFKNKGVQPMLDAVISYLPSPLDVPPMIGHDPNDETVELTRRPDSTEPFSGLAFKVATHPFFGTLTYVRVYSGKIDAGQPVYNATKGKKERIGKLFQMHSNKENPVGSASAGHIYAMIGLKDTTTGDTLSDMSQHIVLESMSFPEPVIHVAIEPKTKGDQEKLSTAIQKLVQEDPTFTVRLDEETGQTVIGGMGELHLDVFVDRMKREFKVEANVGAPQVAYRETIKKAVEKYDYTHKKQTGGSGQFAKVQLTFEPMDTAEGELYEFANSVTGGRVPKEYIPSVDQGIQDAMQVGIQAGYPVVGIKATLLDGAYHDVDSSEMAFKIAGSMAFKEAARRANPVLLEPMMAVEVRTPEDYMGDVIGDLNSRRGQIQSMEDISGAKVVKAVVPLSEMFGYVGDLRSRTQGRANYTMQFDSYAEVPKNVAEEIIKKVRGE from the coding sequence GTGGCACTCGACGTCCTCACGGACCTCAACAAGGTCCGCAACATCGGCATCATGGCTCACATCGATGCCGGCAAGACGACGACCACCGAGCGGATCCTGTTCTACACCGGCATCAACTACAAGATCGGTGAGACGCACGACGGGGCGTCGACCATGGACTGGATGGAGCAGGAGCAGGAGCGCGGCATCACCATCACGTCGGCCGCGACGACCTGCTTCTGGAAGGACACCCAGATCAACATCATCGACACCCCCGGGCACGTCGACTTCACCGTCGAGGTGGAGCGCTCGCTGCGCGTCCTCGACGGCGCGGTCGCGGTGTTCGACGGCAAGGAGGGTGTCGAGCCGCAGTCCGAGACCGTGTGGCGCCAGGCGGACAAGTACGACGTTCCGCGCGTCTGCTTCGTCAACAAGATGGACAAGCTCGGTGCCGACTTCTACTTCACCGTGCAGACCATCAAGGACCGGCTGGGCGCGACCCCGCTGGTCGTCCAGCTGCCCATCGGCGCCGAGAGCGACTTCATCGGTGTCATCGACCTCGTCAAGATGCGCGCGCTGACGTGGCGCGGCGAGGTCGAGAAGGGCGAGGACTACGCCGTCGAGGAGATCCCCGAGGACCTGCAGGCGCAGGCCGAGGAGTACCGCGAGAAGCTCGTCGAGCAGGTCGCCGAGGCGACCGACGAGCTCATGGAGCGCTACCTCGAGGAGGGTGAGCTGACCGAGGAGGAGCTGGTCGCGGGCATCCGTGCCATGACCGTCACCTCGCAGGCCTACCCGGTCCTGTGCGGCTCGGCCTTCAAGAACAAGGGCGTGCAGCCGATGCTGGACGCGGTCATCTCCTACCTGCCCTCGCCGCTGGACGTCCCGCCGATGATCGGCCACGACCCCAACGACGAGACCGTCGAGCTGACCCGTCGTCCGGACTCCACCGAGCCGTTCTCCGGCCTGGCCTTCAAGGTCGCGACCCACCCGTTCTTCGGCACGCTCACCTACGTGCGTGTGTACTCGGGCAAGATCGACGCCGGCCAGCCGGTCTACAACGCGACCAAGGGCAAGAAGGAGCGCATCGGCAAGCTGTTCCAGATGCACTCCAACAAGGAGAACCCGGTGGGCTCGGCCTCGGCCGGCCACATCTACGCGATGATCGGCCTCAAGGACACCACCACCGGTGACACGCTCTCCGACATGAGCCAGCACATCGTGCTGGAGTCGATGAGCTTCCCGGAGCCGGTCATCCACGTCGCCATCGAGCCCAAGACCAAGGGCGACCAGGAGAAGCTCTCCACCGCGATCCAGAAGCTGGTCCAGGAGGACCCGACCTTCACCGTCCGTCTGGACGAGGAGACCGGCCAGACCGTCATCGGCGGCATGGGCGAGCTGCACCTGGACGTCTTCGTGGACCGCATGAAGCGCGAGTTCAAGGTCGAGGCCAACGTCGGCGCCCCGCAGGTCGCCTACCGCGAGACCATCAAGAAGGCTGTGGAGAAGTACGACTACACCCACAAGAAGCAGACGGGTGGGTCGGGCCAGTTCGCCAAGGTGCAGCTGACCTTCGAGCCCATGGACACCGCCGAGGGCGAGCTCTACGAGTTCGCGAACTCGGTCACCGGTGGCCGTGTGCCCAAGGAGTACATCCCCTCGGTGGACCAGGGCATCCAGGACGCGATGCAGGTCGGCATCCAGGCCGGCTACCCGGTCGTGGGCATCAAGGCCACCCTGCTGGACGGCGCCTACCACGACGTCGACTCCTCGGAGATGGCGTTCAAGATCGCCGGCTCGATGGCCTTCAAGGAAGCCGCCCGCCGCGCCAACCCGGTGCTGCTCGAGCCGATGATGGCCGTCGAGGTCCGGACCCCGGAGGACTACATGGGGGACGTCATCGGCGACCTCAACTCCCGACGTGGGCAGATCCAGTCCATGGAGGACATCTCCGGTGCCAAGGTCGTCAAGGCCGTGGTCCCGCTGTCCGAGATGTTCGGGTACGTTGGTGACCTCAGGTCCCGGACCCAGGGTCGTGCCAACTACACGATGCAGTTCGACTCCTACGCCGAGGTTCCCAAGAACGTCGCCGAGGAGATCATCAAGAAGGTCCGCGGCGAGTGA
- a CDS encoding histone deacetylase: MRVWYAAYGSNLSRHRFLTYLQGGTASGARRGQTGARDPQLPTGDRPVHLPGRLHFGWESVTWGGGIAFYVPGEDPHGVAARAYLLTADQFVDVAAQEMHREPRGRLDLSRVLSEGYDVAGPGRYETIHRVGTIEDAPVLTFTAKDVDALGSLAPTAPYLRTIAEGLRDSHGMSTEAVADYLRGSPVVREAWSRSALLECLAAPI, translated from the coding sequence ATGAGGGTCTGGTACGCCGCCTACGGGTCGAACCTCAGCCGCCACCGCTTCCTCACCTATCTGCAGGGGGGGACGGCCTCAGGGGCCCGGCGCGGGCAGACCGGCGCGCGTGACCCTCAGCTGCCGACGGGGGACCGTCCGGTCCACCTCCCCGGCCGGCTCCACTTCGGCTGGGAGTCCGTGACCTGGGGCGGCGGGATCGCCTTCTACGTCCCGGGCGAGGACCCGCACGGGGTGGCGGCCCGGGCCTACCTCCTCACCGCCGACCAGTTCGTGGACGTCGCGGCGCAGGAGATGCACCGTGAGCCCCGCGGGCGGCTGGACCTGTCCCGGGTGCTCTCCGAGGGCTACGACGTCGCCGGGCCGGGGCGCTACGAGACCATCCACCGGGTCGGGACGATCGAGGACGCGCCGGTGCTCACCTTCACCGCGAAGGACGTCGACGCCCTGGGGTCGCTGGCACCCACGGCGCCCTACCTGCGCACCATCGCCGAGGGGCTCCGGGACAGCCACGGCATGAGCACGGAGGCCGTCGCCGACTACCTGCGGGGGAGCCCGGTCGTGCGCGAGGCGTGGTCGAGGTCGGCCCTGCTGGAGTGCCTCGCGGCACCGATTTGA
- the rpsS gene encoding 30S ribosomal protein S19: MPRSLKKGPFVDDHLTKKVDAQNAAGTKNVIKTWSRRSMITPDMLGHTLAVHDGRKHVPVFVTESMVGHKLGEFAPTRTFKGHEKDDRKGRRR, from the coding sequence ATGCCTCGCAGCCTGAAGAAGGGCCCGTTCGTCGACGACCACCTCACCAAGAAGGTGGACGCGCAGAACGCGGCCGGAACCAAGAACGTCATCAAGACCTGGTCCCGCCGGTCGATGATCACCCCCGACATGCTCGGCCACACGCTGGCCGTGCACGACGGCCGCAAGCACGTCCCGGTCTTCGTGACCGAGTCGATGGTCGGTCACAAGCTCGGTGAGTTCGCTCCGACCCGCACGTTCAAGGGTCACGAGAAGGACGACAGGAAGGGTCGCCGCCGATGA
- the rplW gene encoding 50S ribosomal protein L23 — translation MSTFSTQKDPRDILLSPVVSEKSYALLDQGKYTFLVDPRANKSEIKKAVEAIFDVKVSSVHTMNRQGKARRTRFGMGRRKDTKRAIVTLREGSIDIFGTL, via the coding sequence ATGAGCACCTTCAGCACCCAGAAGGACCCCCGCGACATCCTGCTGTCCCCGGTCGTGTCCGAGAAGTCGTACGCGCTGCTGGACCAGGGCAAGTACACCTTCCTGGTCGACCCCCGCGCCAACAAGTCGGAGATCAAGAAGGCCGTCGAGGCCATCTTCGACGTCAAGGTGTCCTCGGTCCACACGATGAACCGCCAGGGCAAGGCCCGTCGCACGCGGTTCGGGATGGGCCGTCGCAAGGACACGAAGCGGGCGATCGTCACGCTGCGCGAGGGATCCATCGACATCTTCGGCACGCTCTGA
- the rpsL gene encoding 30S ribosomal protein S12: MPTINQLVRKGRQDKVKKTNSPALKGNPQRRGVCTRVYTTTPKKPNSALRKVARVRLTSGVEVTAYIPGVGHNLQEHSIVLVRGGRVKDLPGVRYKIIRGSLDTQGVRGRNQARSRYGAKKEKK, from the coding sequence GTGCCTACGATCAACCAGCTTGTCCGCAAGGGCCGGCAGGACAAGGTCAAGAAGACCAACTCCCCGGCCCTCAAGGGCAACCCGCAGCGCCGCGGCGTCTGCACCCGTGTCTACACCACCACCCCCAAGAAGCCGAACTCCGCCCTGCGCAAGGTCGCCCGCGTGCGCCTCACCAGCGGCGTCGAGGTCACGGCCTACATCCCGGGGGTCGGCCACAACCTCCAGGAGCACTCCATCGTGCTCGTCCGCGGCGGCCGGGTGAAGGACCTGCCCGGCGTCCGCTACAAGATCATCCGCGGGTCCCTGGACACCCAGGGCGTCCGGGGCCGCAACCAGGCCCGGTCCCGCTACGGCGCGAAGAAGGAGAAGAAGTAA
- the rpsJ gene encoding 30S ribosomal protein S10 codes for MAGQKIRIRLKSYDHEVIDSSARKIVDTVTRAGATVVGPVPLPTEKNVFCVIRSPHKYKDSREHFEMRTHKRLIDIVDPTPKAVDSLMRLDLPADVNIEIKL; via the coding sequence ATGGCGGGACAGAAGATCCGCATCCGGCTGAAGTCGTACGACCACGAGGTCATCGACAGCTCGGCGCGCAAGATCGTTGACACGGTGACCCGTGCTGGCGCCACGGTGGTCGGCCCGGTGCCGCTCCCGACGGAGAAGAACGTCTTCTGCGTCATCCGGTCGCCGCACAAGTACAAGGACAGCCGCGAGCACTTCGAGATGCGTACCCACAAGCGGCTGATCGACATCGTCGACCCCACCCCCAAGGCGGTCGACTCCTTGATGCGTCTCGACCTCCCGGCGGACGTCAACATCGAGATCAAGCTGTGA
- the tuf gene encoding elongation factor Tu: MAKAKFERSKPHVNIGTIGHIDHGKTTLTAAISKVLHDKYPELNQASPFDSIDKAPEEKQRGITISIAHIEYQTEKRHYAHVDCPGHADYVKNMITGAAQMDGAILVVAATDGPMPQTKEHVLLARQVGVPYIVVALNKADMVDDEEIMELVEMEVRELLSSYEFPGDDLPVVKVSALKALEGDEEWANTVLELMDTVDEYIPEPERDLDKPFMMPVEDVFTITGRGTVVTGRIERGILKVNEEIEIVGIRPGSSKTTVTGIEMFRKLLDEGRAGENVGLLLRGTKREDVERGQVIVKPGTITPHTEFEAQAYILSKDEGGRHTPFYDNYRPQFYFRTTDVTGVVHLPEGTEMVMPGDNTDMKVELIQPIAMEEGLMFNIREGGRTVGAGRVTKILK; the protein is encoded by the coding sequence GTGGCGAAGGCCAAGTTCGAGCGGAGCAAGCCGCACGTCAACATCGGCACCATCGGTCACATCGACCACGGCAAGACCACCCTCACGGCTGCCATCTCCAAGGTGCTGCACGACAAGTACCCGGAGTTGAACCAGGCGTCGCCCTTCGACTCCATCGACAAGGCGCCCGAGGAGAAGCAGCGCGGCATCACGATCTCGATCGCGCACATCGAGTACCAGACGGAGAAGCGTCACTACGCGCACGTCGACTGCCCGGGTCACGCCGACTACGTCAAGAACATGATCACCGGCGCTGCCCAGATGGACGGTGCCATCCTCGTGGTCGCCGCCACCGACGGCCCCATGCCGCAGACGAAGGAGCACGTCCTCCTGGCCCGCCAGGTCGGCGTCCCCTACATCGTCGTGGCCCTCAACAAGGCCGACATGGTCGACGACGAGGAGATCATGGAGCTCGTCGAGATGGAGGTCCGCGAGCTGCTGTCCTCCTACGAGTTCCCCGGTGACGACCTGCCCGTCGTGAAGGTCTCCGCGCTCAAGGCGCTGGAGGGTGACGAGGAGTGGGCCAACACCGTCCTCGAGCTCATGGACACCGTGGACGAGTACATCCCGGAGCCCGAGCGCGACCTGGACAAGCCGTTCATGATGCCCGTCGAGGACGTCTTCACGATCACCGGTCGTGGCACCGTCGTCACCGGCCGCATCGAGCGCGGCATCCTCAAGGTCAACGAGGAGATCGAGATCGTCGGCATCCGCCCGGGCTCGAGCAAGACGACCGTGACCGGCATCGAGATGTTCCGCAAGCTGCTCGACGAGGGGCGTGCGGGCGAGAACGTCGGCCTGCTCCTGCGTGGCACCAAGCGCGAGGACGTCGAGCGCGGCCAGGTCATCGTCAAGCCGGGCACCATCACCCCGCACACCGAGTTCGAGGCGCAGGCCTACATCCTGTCCAAGGACGAGGGTGGCCGGCACACGCCGTTCTACGACAACTACCGTCCGCAGTTCTACTTCCGGACGACGGACGTCACCGGTGTCGTGCACCTGCCCGAGGGCACCGAGATGGTCATGCCCGGTGACAACACCGACATGAAGGTCGAGCTGATCCAGCCGATCGCCATGGAGGAGGGCCTGATGTTCAACATCCGCGAGGGTGGCCGCACCGTCGGCGCCGGTCGGGTCACCAAGATCCTCAAGTGA
- the rplD gene encoding 50S ribosomal protein L4, protein MTTITITKPAGGDAGTVELPAELFDVQTNVPLIHQVVVAQLAAARQGTHSTKTRGEVRGGGRKPYRQKGTGRARQGSTRAPQFAGGGTVHGPQPRSYAQKTPKKMKAAALRGALSDRARHGRIHVLSALIEGEAPSTRTARAALQALSDRPNFLVVLDRADDLGLRSVRNMPDVHVLFVDQLNTYDVLCSDDVVFTQAALDTFISGVSTTTAEETK, encoded by the coding sequence ATGACCACCATCACCATCACCAAGCCCGCCGGTGGAGACGCCGGCACGGTGGAGCTGCCCGCCGAGCTCTTCGACGTGCAGACCAACGTGCCCCTCATCCACCAGGTCGTCGTGGCCCAGCTGGCCGCGGCGCGGCAGGGGACGCACTCCACCAAGACCCGCGGCGAGGTCCGCGGCGGTGGCCGCAAGCCCTACCGCCAGAAGGGCACCGGCCGCGCGCGTCAGGGCTCGACCCGTGCCCCGCAGTTCGCCGGCGGCGGGACGGTGCACGGCCCGCAGCCGCGCAGCTACGCCCAGAAGACGCCCAAGAAGATGAAGGCCGCCGCCCTGCGCGGTGCGCTGTCGGACCGTGCCCGCCACGGCCGCATCCACGTGCTGTCCGCGCTGATCGAGGGGGAGGCCCCCTCCACCCGCACGGCGCGCGCGGCCCTGCAGGCCCTGTCGGACCGTCCGAACTTCCTCGTGGTCCTGGACCGCGCGGACGACCTCGGGCTGCGCAGCGTGCGCAACATGCCCGACGTGCACGTCCTGTTCGTCGACCAGCTCAACACGTACGACGTGCTGTGCTCCGACGACGTGGTCTTCACCCAGGCCGCCCTGGACACCTTCATCTCCGGCGTGAGCACCACGACTGCCGAGGAGACCAAGTGA
- the rpsG gene encoding 30S ribosomal protein S7, translating into MPRKGPAPKRPLINDPVYGSTLVTQLVNKILLDGKKATAERIVYGALEGCRAKTGTDPVQTLKRALDNVKPALEVKSRRVGGATYQVPIEVKPGRSTTLALRWLVGYSRQRREKTMTERLMNEILDASNGLGAAVKRREDTHKMADANKAFAHYRW; encoded by the coding sequence ATGCCTCGTAAGGGCCCTGCTCCCAAGCGTCCCCTCATCAACGACCCGGTCTACGGCTCGACCCTGGTCACCCAGCTGGTCAACAAGATCCTGCTGGACGGCAAGAAGGCGACCGCCGAGCGCATCGTCTACGGCGCCCTCGAGGGCTGCCGCGCCAAGACCGGCACCGACCCCGTGCAGACGCTGAAGCGCGCGCTGGACAACGTCAAGCCGGCCCTCGAGGTGAAGTCCCGCCGCGTCGGTGGTGCCACCTACCAGGTGCCGATCGAGGTCAAGCCCGGCCGCAGCACCACGCTGGCCCTGCGCTGGCTCGTGGGTTACTCGCGGCAGCGCCGGGAGAAGACCATGACCGAGCGCCTCATGAACGAGATCCTCGACGCGAGCAACGGCCTGGGCGCCGCGGTGAAGCGTCGCGAGGACACGCACAAGATGGCCGACGCCAACAAGGCGTTCGCCCACTACCGCTGGTGA
- the rplC gene encoding 50S ribosomal protein L3 translates to MTTTTTASTTRRTVKGVLGEKLGMTQVWDAENRLVPVTVIKAGPAVVTQVRNAQTDGYDAVQIAFGAIDPRKVTQPLKGHFAKAGVTPRRHVAELRTADAADYELGQEITAETFEGGQKVDVTGTTKGKGFAGVMKRHGFSGVGASHGAHRNHRKPGSIGGCATPGRVFKGLRMAGRMGGERQTTSNLTVHAVDADKGLLLIKGAVPGPRGGVVLVRTAAKGA, encoded by the coding sequence ATGACTACTACGACCACTGCATCGACCACCAGGCGCACCGTCAAGGGCGTGCTCGGCGAGAAGCTGGGGATGACCCAGGTCTGGGACGCCGAGAACCGTCTCGTGCCGGTCACGGTCATCAAGGCGGGCCCCGCCGTCGTCACCCAGGTCCGCAACGCGCAGACCGACGGGTACGACGCGGTCCAGATCGCCTTCGGCGCGATCGACCCGCGCAAGGTGACCCAGCCGCTCAAGGGCCACTTCGCCAAGGCCGGGGTCACCCCGCGCCGGCACGTCGCCGAGCTGCGCACCGCCGACGCCGCCGACTACGAGCTCGGCCAGGAGATCACCGCCGAGACCTTCGAGGGCGGCCAGAAGGTGGATGTCACCGGCACCACCAAGGGCAAGGGCTTCGCGGGCGTCATGAAGCGGCACGGCTTCTCCGGCGTCGGCGCCTCCCACGGTGCTCACCGCAACCACCGCAAGCCGGGCTCCATCGGTGGCTGCGCCACCCCGGGCCGCGTCTTCAAGGGCCTGCGGATGGCCGGCCGGATGGGCGGCGAGCGCCAGACCACCTCGAACCTGACCGTCCACGCCGTGGACGCGGACAAGGGCCTGCTGCTCATCAAGGGTGCCGTCCCCGGCCCCCGCGGCGGCGTCGTCCTCGTGCGCACGGCCGCGAAGGGTGCGTGA